The following proteins come from a genomic window of Heyndrickxia acidicola:
- the recN gene encoding DNA repair protein RecN, with translation MLQELSIRNFAIIDELFLSFEKGLTVLTGETGAGKSIIIDAINLLVGGRGSVEFVRHGEKKAEIEGLFVLDNDHHPCVERAREFGIDVEEGMVVLHRDISSSGKSVCRVNGKLVTIATLREIGGTLMDIHGQHEHQELMNEAFHLPLLDQYGSSEIEQAAANYREVYKEYEQTLVRLKGLSENEQQMAHRLDLIQFQLQEIQNANLQIHEDQELTEEKRKLMNFEKLYEGLHTSYEALSGEGRGLDWIGHVMDQLETAAELDNNYQSLLESVSNSFYILEDAAHTIRNDLDNLEFDPERLNIIESRLNEINQLKRKYGDDIEGILEYSAKIEEEIETITNRESHIEQLQLKLQMLQKDLHLEAKQLTDIREKWAHKLTAAIHRELKELYMAKTIFEVHFHSSADDFANTANPPFRKDGLDQLEFYISTNPGEPLKALSKVASGGELSRMMLALKTIFSKHQGITSIIFDEVDTGVSGRVAQAIAEKIHSVSVNSQVLCISHLPQVAAMADTHLFIMKETKKGRTSTAVKVLGENDKIKEIGRMISGVEITDLTKEHARELLGLAYSIKHK, from the coding sequence GTGCTACAAGAACTTTCGATACGCAATTTTGCAATTATAGATGAGTTATTCCTTTCTTTTGAAAAAGGCCTGACAGTGCTTACCGGGGAAACAGGTGCAGGAAAATCCATTATTATTGATGCCATTAACTTATTGGTCGGAGGAAGAGGCTCAGTTGAATTTGTCCGCCATGGTGAAAAGAAGGCTGAGATAGAAGGTCTTTTTGTACTGGATAATGATCATCACCCATGCGTAGAAAGAGCCCGTGAATTTGGCATTGATGTTGAGGAGGGCATGGTTGTCCTGCACAGGGATATATCTAGTTCCGGGAAAAGTGTCTGCAGAGTGAATGGAAAGCTTGTGACGATTGCCACACTTAGAGAAATAGGCGGCACCCTTATGGATATTCACGGCCAGCATGAGCATCAGGAGCTAATGAATGAAGCATTCCATCTACCATTACTGGACCAATATGGCTCGTCTGAAATTGAACAAGCTGCGGCGAATTATCGAGAAGTCTATAAGGAATACGAGCAGACGCTAGTACGATTAAAAGGTCTAAGTGAAAATGAACAACAAATGGCACATCGTCTGGATCTTATCCAATTTCAGCTTCAAGAGATACAAAATGCAAATCTTCAGATTCACGAAGATCAGGAGCTTACAGAAGAAAAAAGAAAATTGATGAATTTTGAAAAACTGTACGAAGGTCTCCATACCAGCTATGAAGCCCTTAGTGGTGAAGGCCGCGGTCTTGATTGGATAGGACATGTTATGGATCAGCTTGAAACAGCTGCTGAGCTGGACAACAATTATCAGTCTCTTTTAGAATCGGTTTCAAATTCTTTCTATATCCTTGAAGATGCTGCCCATACGATACGTAATGATCTTGATAATCTTGAGTTTGATCCAGAGCGTTTAAATATAATTGAAAGCCGGTTAAACGAAATTAATCAGTTAAAAAGAAAATATGGCGACGACATAGAAGGGATATTAGAATACAGTGCAAAGATTGAAGAAGAAATTGAAACCATCACAAACAGAGAAAGCCATATTGAACAGCTTCAATTAAAGCTCCAAATGCTGCAAAAAGATTTACATCTTGAAGCCAAACAGCTGACAGACATTCGGGAAAAATGGGCCCATAAATTAACCGCCGCAATTCACCGCGAATTGAAAGAGCTTTATATGGCTAAAACCATTTTTGAGGTACACTTCCATTCGTCTGCTGATGATTTTGCAAATACAGCTAATCCGCCTTTTCGAAAGGATGGACTTGACCAGCTTGAGTTTTATATTTCCACGAATCCTGGAGAGCCTTTAAAAGCATTGTCTAAGGTAGCATCAGGTGGAGAGCTTTCCCGAATGATGCTTGCTTTAAAAACCATTTTCTCAAAACATCAAGGTATAACATCCATTATATTTGATGAAGTGGATACAGGTGTAAGTGGACGTGTGGCACAAGCGATTGCAGAGAAGATTCATTCTGTATCAGTAAATTCCCAGGTTTTATGCATTTCTCACCTGCCTCAGGTTGCGGCAATGGCTGACACTCACTTGTTTATTATGAAAGAAACGAAAAAAGGGAGAACAAGCACTGCTGTAAAGGTGTTGGGAGAAAACGATAAGATTAAAGAAATTGGCCGTATGATATCCGGTGTGGAAATAACAGACCTGACAAAAGAGCATGCAAGAGAATTATTAGGCCTGGCATATTCCATTAAACATAAATAG
- the spoIVB gene encoding SpoIVB peptidase, with amino-acid sequence MSWEFLRKMIGGFLLVSLCFIGFSKPFQEYLHIPNTITMLQGDKFQFSKSSAVTAAVMTTGKNINVHESPDSVSIKGKAIGQDQVFLEFAGLPIKKVDVNVLRSVKVIPGGQSIGVKLNTLGVLVVGHHLVETKKGNVSPGEKAGIQVGDIITMINGQKIEDMSDVAPFVQKAGQDNKPLNITIQREQGTFKTHLMPLKDVSEDTYKLGLYIRDSAAGIGTMTFIDPQSKKYGALGHVISDMDTKKPIVVKDGEIVRSTVTSIEKGKDGNPGEKLARFSADNKTIGNINRNSPFGIFGKLNTTLTNGQYDKPMPIALSNQVKDGPAKILTVVNGDKVEAYDIRIVSTVPQKFPATKGMVIKVTDPKLLKKTGGIVQGMSGSPIIQDGKIIGAVTHVFVNDPTSGYGVHIEWMLHEAGINIYKNQTEQAS; translated from the coding sequence TTGAGTTGGGAATTCCTTAGGAAAATGATAGGTGGATTTCTCCTTGTTTCATTATGTTTTATCGGGTTTTCAAAACCTTTTCAAGAATATCTCCACATTCCAAATACAATCACCATGTTGCAGGGTGATAAGTTTCAATTTAGCAAGTCATCTGCAGTCACAGCTGCTGTTATGACAACAGGAAAAAATATAAATGTACACGAGAGTCCTGATTCAGTCTCCATTAAAGGAAAAGCAATTGGACAAGACCAGGTGTTTCTTGAATTTGCAGGATTGCCAATCAAGAAGGTAGATGTAAATGTTTTGCGCAGCGTGAAAGTGATTCCCGGTGGACAATCAATTGGTGTCAAGCTTAATACTCTCGGTGTTTTGGTTGTCGGCCATCATCTCGTTGAAACAAAAAAAGGCAATGTCTCTCCAGGCGAAAAGGCAGGCATACAAGTGGGAGATATTATCACGATGATAAATGGGCAGAAAATTGAAGACATGTCAGATGTCGCTCCTTTTGTCCAGAAAGCAGGCCAGGATAACAAGCCGCTCAATATTACCATTCAAAGAGAACAGGGGACCTTTAAAACGCATTTAATGCCATTAAAGGATGTTTCAGAGGACACATATAAATTAGGTCTTTATATCAGAGATTCTGCAGCAGGAATCGGAACTATGACCTTTATAGATCCCCAATCAAAAAAATATGGCGCATTGGGCCATGTAATATCGGACATGGATACAAAAAAACCGATTGTTGTAAAAGACGGTGAAATTGTTCGATCAACTGTGACTTCCATTGAAAAAGGGAAGGATGGAAATCCAGGAGAAAAGCTTGCACGTTTTTCAGCGGATAACAAGACGATTGGCAATATCAACCGAAACAGCCCTTTTGGCATCTTTGGAAAGCTCAATACTACTTTAACAAACGGACAGTATGATAAACCGATGCCCATTGCATTATCCAATCAGGTGAAGGATGGTCCAGCAAAAATCCTTACAGTTGTGAATGGCGATAAAGTTGAAGCATACGATATACGAATTGTCAGTACCGTTCCGCAAAAGTTTCCAGCTACAAAAGGGATGGTTATTAAGGTAACAGACCCTAAGCTTCTAAAGAAAACGGGCGGTATTGTACAGGGAATGAGCGGAAGCCCAATCATTCAAGATGGGAAAATCATTGGTGCAGTAACTCATGTATTCGTCAATGATCCGACTTCAGGTTATGGAGTCCATATTGAATGGATGCTGCACGAAGCAGGAATCAACATATACAAAAACCAAACCGAGCAAGCAAGCTAA
- the spo0A gene encoding sporulation transcription factor Spo0A: MKKIKVFVVDDNRELVGLLEEYISSQEDMEITGIAHNGQECLELLEETIPDVLILDIIMPHLDGLGVLQKIRESSLPTLPNVIMLTAFGQEDVTKKAVELGASYFVLKPFDMDNLVNQIRQVSGKSSSMIKKSTPLRSSEQKPKNLDASITSIIHEIGVPAHIKGYMYLREAISMVYNDIELLGSITKVLYPDIAKKFNTTASRVERAIRHAIEVAWSRGNIESISSLFGYTVSMTKAKPTNSEFIAMVADKLRLEHKAS; encoded by the coding sequence GTGAAGAAAATAAAAGTCTTTGTCGTGGATGATAATCGCGAACTTGTGGGTTTATTGGAGGAATATATATCATCTCAGGAGGATATGGAGATCACAGGAATCGCTCATAATGGACAAGAATGTTTGGAGCTTTTAGAAGAAACCATTCCGGATGTATTAATATTAGATATTATTATGCCACATTTAGACGGATTGGGAGTATTACAAAAGATTCGCGAATCCAGCCTTCCGACACTACCAAATGTTATTATGCTTACTGCCTTTGGCCAGGAAGACGTGACAAAGAAAGCGGTTGAATTAGGGGCTTCCTATTTTGTATTAAAACCATTTGATATGGACAACCTTGTAAATCAAATCAGACAAGTCAGCGGCAAATCCAGTTCAATGATTAAAAAATCCACTCCACTGCGTTCCAGCGAGCAAAAACCTAAAAATCTTGATGCCAGCATCACAAGCATTATCCATGAAATTGGCGTCCCTGCCCATATCAAAGGCTATATGTATCTAAGGGAAGCCATTTCAATGGTTTATAACGACATCGAACTGCTGGGATCTATTACTAAGGTCCTTTATCCTGATATTGCCAAAAAGTTCAATACAACTGCCAGCCGTGTGGAAAGGGCTATCCGCCATGCTATTGAAGTTGCCTGGAGCCGTGGAAATATTGAATCCATTTCCTCTTTATTTGGCTATACGGTCAGCATGACAAAGGCGAAGCCGACCAATTCTGAGTTTATTGCCATGGTTGCAGATAAGCTGAGATTGGAGCATAAGGCGAGTTAA
- a CDS encoding YveK family protein, producing the protein MKNVDLRDQTYHLKTKEINLKELYAVLKRRMWVVFAMAVIGALAGGFYSYTTHIPLYQTSSRIIISADPDYRTTLQVIIKDPTVLEKVVEQLGLQTTPEALANKIDVESIDSSQVVSIVVTDNNPNRAAQIANTTATIFKNEIPNIVGFNKVALLSPAKVNPSPINQNQYRIILIALAAGIFLGVGLVFLLESLDETVKAETEIELVLGLPILGEISRMSKKNIKKKIIKPMYSRGGTIGL; encoded by the coding sequence ATGAAAAATGTTGACCTTAGGGATCAAACCTACCATTTAAAAACAAAGGAAATCAATTTAAAGGAGTTATATGCTGTACTAAAAAGAAGAATGTGGGTTGTTTTTGCCATGGCAGTAATAGGAGCACTAGCGGGAGGGTTTTATAGCTACACAACTCATATTCCTCTTTATCAAACTTCCTCCAGAATTATCATCAGTGCAGATCCTGATTACAGGACAACTTTGCAAGTAATTATTAAGGACCCTACTGTGCTGGAAAAAGTCGTTGAACAGTTGGGACTTCAAACCACTCCTGAAGCATTGGCCAATAAAATTGATGTTGAAAGTATCGACAGTTCCCAGGTAGTAAGTATTGTGGTAACGGATAATAATCCTAATCGTGCAGCTCAAATTGCTAACACAACGGCAACTATATTTAAAAATGAGATTCCAAATATTGTGGGGTTTAACAAAGTTGCCTTGTTATCGCCTGCTAAAGTAAATCCATCGCCGATTAATCAAAATCAATACCGGATCATTTTGATTGCTTTGGCAGCAGGAATTTTTCTAGGTGTTGGCTTAGTCTTTCTTTTAGAGTCACTTGACGAAACAGTTAAGGCAGAAACGGAAATTGAACTTGTACTTGGTCTTCCTATATTGGGGGAAATATCCAGAATGAGCAAAAAAAACATTAAGAAGAAAATTATCAAGCCTATGTATTCAAGGGGTGGAACAATTGGGTTATAG
- a CDS encoding CpsD/CapB family tyrosine-protein kinase has product MGYSRRIKPQKNNVLITYTHPDSIISEQYRMIEANIKFSMDTMKSRAFLITSPSSGEGKSTSAANLAVTMALNNEKVLLIDANFSNPVMHTVFNVPNSPGLTDILNNKSAFYEAVHHTGIAGLDILASGRMYSNIGTQLDSNRMQSILNSTLHAYDVILIDSHSILDLTDTKLLASQCDGVVLVLKKGKTSLSKAAQTRKVLEFAKANLVGVIFNE; this is encoded by the coding sequence TTGGGTTATAGCAGGAGAATCAAACCGCAAAAAAATAACGTTCTTATTACCTATACACATCCTGATTCTATTATTTCAGAACAGTATCGAATGATTGAGGCAAACATAAAATTTTCTATGGATACAATGAAAAGCAGAGCATTTTTAATAACTTCGCCAAGCAGCGGAGAAGGTAAATCGACTAGTGCTGCAAATTTGGCGGTAACAATGGCCCTGAATAATGAGAAAGTCCTTCTAATCGATGCAAACTTTAGTAATCCAGTAATGCATACCGTATTTAATGTTCCCAATTCTCCAGGGTTGACTGATATATTAAATAATAAATCTGCCTTTTATGAAGCAGTACACCACACTGGTATTGCAGGACTTGATATTTTGGCTTCAGGTCGTATGTATTCCAATATAGGAACGCAATTGGATTCCAATAGGATGCAGTCCATATTAAATTCCACCCTACATGCTTATGATGTCATTCTTATCGATTCACATTCAATTTTAGATCTAACGGATACTAAGCTTTTGGCAAGTCAATGTGACGGAGTCGTATTAGTTTTAAAAAAGGGAAAAACTTCGTTGTCAAAAGCAGCTCAAACCAGAAAGGTTTTGGAATTTGCAAAAGCTAATCTTGTAGGTGTCATTTTCAATGAGTAG
- a CDS encoding polysaccharide biosynthesis protein: MTYKQRISLFMLIDTFIIIIAFFFSHLLVSNALLKLTFPVMNSFFVILICYHVMSFHLKLYKKAWEYASAGEILSICKAVSLSILAGGSVQTLITQSLYLREIVVAWLVTIMLIGASRYCVRIFRETILNRPGSIKRTLIIGAGSAGVMVARQLKKRNDADLMPIGFIDDDSKKQKLDILGIPVLGGVDKIGEIVRLFEIDHIIIAIPSLHKKELNTIFNECAKTTAKTQILPMLEDLLIGKVSLSHFRDVRVEDLLGRQPVELNIGSISENISNKVVLVTGAGGSIGSEICRQVSKFHPKKIILLGHGENSIYSIHYELKDAYAESDIQFIPVIADIQDIKKMMAVMREYKPDVVYHAAAHKHVPLMEENPEEAIKNNIIGTWNAAEAAQMNDVTTFVMISTDKAVNPTSVMGATKRLAEMVIQHMDKESPTKFVAVRFGNVLGSRGSVIPLFKKQIENGGPVTVTHPEMVRYFMTIPEASQLVIQAGALAKGGEIFVLDMGEPVRIVDLAKNLIKLSGNSLDDIGILFTGMRRGEKLFEELLNNEEVHEKQIHPNIYIGKAASLYMQEIEEMISIYGQLDEEELRHRLIMLANKKESEAALYSMSVS; the protein is encoded by the coding sequence GTGACGTATAAACAAAGAATATCATTATTCATGCTTATTGATACGTTTATCATTATTATAGCTTTTTTTTTCAGTCATTTATTAGTTTCTAATGCCTTATTAAAATTAACGTTTCCAGTCATGAATAGTTTTTTCGTTATATTGATTTGCTATCATGTGATGTCATTTCATTTAAAGTTATATAAAAAAGCCTGGGAGTATGCCAGTGCAGGAGAAATCCTTAGTATTTGCAAAGCGGTAAGTTTATCAATCCTTGCAGGCGGTTCAGTTCAGACATTGATCACACAGAGTCTCTATCTTCGGGAGATTGTTGTAGCATGGCTAGTTACAATTATGCTGATTGGAGCTTCTAGATATTGCGTTAGAATTTTTCGTGAGACCATTCTTAATAGACCAGGCAGTATAAAAAGGACATTAATTATTGGTGCAGGTTCAGCAGGTGTGATGGTCGCAAGACAGCTGAAAAAAAGAAACGATGCTGATTTAATGCCAATTGGTTTTATAGATGATGACAGCAAAAAACAAAAACTGGACATTTTAGGAATTCCAGTGTTGGGCGGAGTGGATAAAATAGGTGAAATTGTACGTTTGTTTGAAATAGATCATATTATCATAGCTATTCCTTCCTTACATAAGAAGGAATTAAATACTATTTTCAATGAATGTGCTAAAACAACTGCAAAAACACAAATACTGCCTATGTTAGAGGATTTACTCATAGGAAAAGTTTCATTAAGCCATTTTCGTGATGTCAGGGTAGAAGACTTATTAGGCAGACAACCCGTCGAATTAAATATCGGGAGTATTTCAGAAAACATTAGCAATAAAGTGGTATTAGTAACTGGTGCTGGCGGGTCGATAGGATCAGAGATTTGCCGGCAGGTGTCAAAGTTTCATCCGAAAAAAATAATACTATTGGGTCATGGAGAAAACAGTATTTATTCCATACATTATGAGCTTAAAGATGCATATGCTGAAAGCGACATTCAATTTATTCCTGTTATTGCAGATATTCAGGATATTAAAAAAATGATGGCAGTCATGAGAGAATACAAACCGGATGTTGTGTATCACGCTGCTGCTCATAAGCATGTTCCTCTAATGGAGGAAAATCCAGAGGAAGCAATAAAAAATAACATTATAGGAACATGGAATGCAGCAGAAGCTGCCCAAATGAATGATGTAACGACCTTTGTTATGATTTCTACAGATAAAGCTGTGAATCCAACCAGTGTGATGGGTGCAACAAAAAGGTTAGCAGAAATGGTTATACAACATATGGATAAAGAAAGCCCGACTAAATTTGTTGCTGTACGTTTTGGAAATGTTCTGGGCAGCAGGGGATCTGTGATTCCGCTTTTTAAAAAGCAAATTGAAAATGGAGGTCCTGTAACGGTTACCCATCCGGAAATGGTTCGATATTTTATGACTATACCAGAAGCATCACAATTAGTAATTCAGGCCGGGGCTCTTGCAAAAGGCGGAGAGATATTTGTCTTAGATATGGGAGAACCAGTTAGAATTGTTGACCTTGCAAAAAACTTAATAAAGCTATCAGGAAATTCGCTGGATGATATAGGTATTTTATTCACTGGAATGAGGAGGGGAGAAAAGTTATTTGAAGAGCTGCTGAATAATGAAGAAGTCCATGAAAAACAAATTCACCCTAATATTTATATAGGAAAAGCAGCAAGTTTATATATGCAAGAAATTGAAGAGATGATATCTATCTATGGACAACTCGATGAGGAAGAGTTAAGACATAGATTGATAATGCTTGCTAATAAGAAAGAATCTGAGGCTGCCTTATATTCAATGTCTGTTTCCTAG
- a CDS encoding glycosyltransferase family 4 protein, producing the protein MKRVLFTATVDLHFKAFHLPYLKWFKDQGWEVHVAACGEMELPFVDKKYHIPIERSPLSKNNVKAYKELKGIIEKNQYQIIHCHTPMGGVITRLAARQNRKLGTKILYTAHGFHFSKGAPLKNWFIYYPIEIYLSSFTDCLITINKEDYELAKKHPFTACQIKHVHGVGVDTRIYRPAERNEKELLRSEYGYKPHDFLMIYTAEFNKNKNQQLLIKLMGQIKRDIPHVKLLLAGHGPLVETCKNLAAELGLQHHIDFLGYRNDVEKLLKMSDAALGSSFREGLPVNIMEAMSCGLPVIASENRGHNELIQNGINGWTVKQKDLVNFAEKIKLLYDHEELRMQFGKNGRKRILNKYAVDKVLVEQSLIYDQYWKEWGEFQWAAH; encoded by the coding sequence ATGAAAAGAGTTTTATTCACTGCAACGGTTGATCTGCATTTTAAAGCCTTTCATCTACCCTATTTAAAATGGTTCAAGGATCAGGGCTGGGAAGTTCATGTTGCTGCATGTGGAGAGATGGAGCTTCCGTTCGTAGATAAAAAGTACCATATTCCCATTGAACGATCGCCATTGAGCAAGAATAATGTGAAAGCCTATAAAGAACTCAAGGGAATTATCGAAAAAAATCAATATCAAATCATTCATTGCCATACCCCCATGGGCGGTGTGATCACCCGTTTGGCAGCACGTCAAAACAGGAAACTGGGAACAAAGATACTTTACACAGCCCATGGATTCCACTTTAGTAAGGGGGCACCTCTTAAAAACTGGTTCATTTATTATCCAATTGAAATCTATCTCTCATCTTTTACAGACTGTTTAATTACTATTAATAAGGAAGATTATGAACTGGCTAAAAAGCATCCTTTTACTGCATGTCAGATCAAACATGTCCATGGAGTGGGAGTAGATACTCGCATCTATCGTCCTGCAGAAAGGAATGAGAAGGAATTACTCCGTTCAGAGTATGGGTATAAGCCTCATGACTTTTTAATGATTTACACTGCGGAATTCAACAAAAATAAAAATCAGCAGCTCCTAATAAAATTGATGGGTCAAATAAAAAGAGATATACCGCATGTCAAGCTGCTTCTTGCAGGGCATGGACCATTAGTAGAGACGTGCAAAAATTTGGCAGCTGAATTGGGACTTCAACACCATATTGATTTCCTTGGTTACAGGAATGATGTGGAAAAGCTATTAAAAATGTCTGATGCTGCTTTAGGATCGAGTTTTCGCGAAGGCCTTCCAGTCAATATCATGGAGGCAATGTCATGCGGGCTCCCCGTTATTGCCAGTGAAAATAGAGGACATAACGAATTAATACAAAATGGTATAAATGGCTGGACAGTGAAGCAAAAGGATCTGGTGAATTTTGCTGAAAAGATAAAGCTGCTTTATGATCATGAGGAATTGAGAATGCAATTTGGAAAAAATGGGCGAAAGAGGATTTTAAATAAATACGCTGTGGATAAAGTGCTAGTAGAACAATCATTAATATATGACCAGTACTGGAAGGAATGGGGGGAGTTCCAATGGGCAGCCCATTAA
- a CDS encoding glycosyltransferase family 1 protein codes for MGSPLRVLHAVVNMNRGGAEMLIMNAYRNIDRSKVQFDFLTSKEGEFDQEIRSLGGTIYKIPYISESGHIKYLRDLHTFFKKHNNYKVVHSHMDRMSGLVLRVAKAEGVAVRIAHSHNTRSEGNGAVRLYKWYAGHFIKQNATHLMACSTDAAKWLFKKSGTAEILKNAIETERFVFSIKTKKQIRTELNIRDEAFVLGHVGRFNKQKNHSFLIDLFAQFQKEDKNSILILVGEGPLRNGIEKKVRDFQLEERVIILGPRSDIHLLLQAFDIFLFPSLHEGIPVSLIEAQAAGLPCVISDVISKEADLHLGLVEFAALNDHADWAEKLKKIKETNLNRVSDAETIAGQGYDIQKTASRLEQFYLDKIGGDSG; via the coding sequence ATGGGCAGCCCATTAAGAGTTCTCCACGCCGTAGTTAATATGAACAGGGGCGGGGCTGAGATGCTCATTATGAATGCATACAGAAATATCGACCGTTCAAAGGTGCAATTTGATTTTCTTACCAGTAAAGAAGGTGAGTTTGATCAAGAAATTAGGAGTTTAGGCGGAACAATTTATAAAATTCCCTACATATCAGAGAGCGGCCATATTAAGTATTTAAGGGACTTACACACTTTTTTTAAGAAACATAACAACTATAAAGTTGTACATTCCCATATGGATCGCATGAGCGGCCTTGTTCTAAGAGTGGCAAAGGCTGAGGGTGTTGCAGTCAGAATTGCCCATAGCCATAATACCAGAAGCGAGGGAAATGGTGCAGTGAGGCTGTATAAATGGTATGCTGGCCATTTTATTAAACAAAATGCAACCCATTTAATGGCATGTTCTACTGATGCTGCAAAATGGCTTTTTAAAAAATCCGGGACTGCTGAAATACTGAAAAATGCAATTGAAACTGAAAGATTTGTGTTTTCTATAAAAACGAAAAAACAGATCCGTACGGAACTAAATATCAGAGATGAAGCGTTTGTTTTAGGACATGTCGGTCGTTTTAACAAGCAAAAGAACCATTCATTCTTAATTGATTTATTTGCTCAATTTCAAAAAGAAGATAAAAATTCAATTCTAATATTAGTGGGAGAAGGTCCTTTACGTAATGGCATTGAGAAGAAAGTAAGGGATTTCCAGCTTGAAGAACGTGTCATCATTTTGGGACCTAGAAGTGATATTCATTTATTGTTGCAGGCATTTGATATCTTTCTTTTTCCTTCATTGCATGAGGGTATCCCCGTCTCTTTGATTGAAGCACAGGCCGCGGGTTTACCTTGTGTAATATCTGACGTTATTTCTAAAGAAGCAGATTTACATTTAGGTTTAGTCGAGTTTGCGGCTTTGAATGATCATGCAGATTGGGCAGAAAAATTGAAAAAGATAAAAGAAACAAATTTGAATCGGGTTTCAGACGCGGAGACGATTGCAGGCCAAGGCTACGATATCCAAAAAACCGCCAGCCGACTGGAACAATTTTACTTGGATAAAATCGGAGGTGACAGCGGTTGA
- a CDS encoding glycosyltransferase family 2 protein, which translates to MKALTIFTPTYNRGYCLENCYNSLLKQTNQNFIWLIIDDGSTDNTKELISRWMRESRLEIHYIWQENQGMHGAHNTAYEAIDTELNVCIDSDDFMPEQAVEKILAFWEQHGSKNISGIIGLDAFKDHTIIGTELPADVRTSTLFDLYYKHKVTGDKKLVYRTELTKKYPYPIFKGEKYVGLAYKYYMLDKDFDMLLMNEVLCYVEYLEDGSSRNMLNQYRKNPKGFAFYRCELMKLPFTDFLFIFRQAVHYVSSSILSRNKKFISESPRKAVTVLAIPCGFLLYVYIQQLSRLLS; encoded by the coding sequence TTGAAAGCCCTAACAATATTTACTCCTACTTATAATCGGGGATATTGTTTGGAAAACTGTTATAACAGTCTTTTAAAACAAACAAATCAAAATTTTATATGGTTAATTATTGATGATGGTTCAACAGATAATACAAAAGAGTTAATTAGCCGATGGATGAGGGAGAGCAGGCTGGAAATTCATTATATATGGCAGGAAAACCAGGGCATGCACGGGGCACATAATACTGCTTATGAAGCCATTGATACAGAATTAAACGTATGCATAGATTCAGATGATTTTATGCCTGAGCAAGCAGTTGAAAAAATTTTGGCTTTCTGGGAACAACACGGGTCAAAAAATATCAGTGGAATCATTGGACTGGATGCCTTTAAGGACCATACAATTATTGGAACAGAGCTGCCTGCTGATGTAAGGACATCCACTTTATTTGACCTATATTATAAACATAAAGTCACAGGAGATAAAAAGCTTGTTTATCGAACAGAGCTGACTAAAAAATACCCCTATCCCATTTTTAAAGGAGAGAAGTATGTTGGATTAGCGTATAAGTATTACATGCTGGACAAGGATTTTGATATGCTTCTCATGAATGAGGTCCTGTGTTATGTCGAATACTTAGAGGATGGATCCTCCCGTAATATGCTGAATCAGTACCGTAAAAATCCTAAAGGCTTTGCCTTTTACCGATGTGAGTTAATGAAACTTCCTTTTACCGATTTTTTATTTATTTTCAGGCAGGCCGTACATTATGTATCAAGCAGTATTCTTTCCAGAAACAAAAAATTCATTTCGGAATCGCCTAGAAAAGCCGTAACTGTGTTAGCCATTCCTTGTGGTTTTTTACTGTATGTATATATCCAACAATTGTCGAGGCTTTTATCGTAA